Sequence from the Xenorhabdus nematophila ATCC 19061 genome:
ATGTTTAAACCACAATTATTTGAATAATTGAATGTTGTGATTTCCTGTAAAATCCCAAAAAGCTCCTCTTATCAGGAGCTTTTTTTATCCTGCATTCTATAAAAACAAATCAATTTAATTTCTTTCAAACAGTTATTCCAATAAACTTGGATAGTTATCATTATCATTTAATGCTATTAATTCTATGGAGAATATCCCGCCTATGAAACCTTGGCTGATTTTCGGTGCAGGAAAAGGTGTTGGACACCATTTAGTCACAATTGGATTGAATCAAAACCGTTCTATCACAGCTTTAATTCGTAATGAACAACAGGCTGAAGAATTGAGCGCACTGGGTGTTAACGTAATACATGGTGATGCTTGTGATAAAAGTACTATAGAAGCGGCAATTACGAAAACCGGAGAGAATCCGGTTGTTTTCTCAACCATTGGTGGAGGAAATGCCGATCATTACGGAAATATTGCCATCATAGACGCATTAGAGAAAACTCAAATTTCACGCATGTTACTGGTGACATCCATCGGATGTGGAGAAAGCTGGAAAACGTTATCGCCACGGGCTAAATCACTATTTGGGCAATCAGTCAGACACAAATCACTGGCCGAAAGTTACCTGCAAACCAGTACACTGGATTTTACAATCATTCGCCCCGGCGGCCTTACCGATCAACCAGGTACTGGAAATTGCCAACGCTATCAAAATGAAATCCACGGCATGGTGAGCCGGAAAGATGTTGCAGAGCAATTGGCTCAAATGGCAGAAGATGAACAAACTTATTATCAAATTTATGCCTTGGTCGATCCTGAACTCAAACCTCATTGGAACTGATTTTTCCATAGACGAAAAGATAACCACGCACAATTGCGTGGTTAAATCCGGATTGTAAGGCGGTAACCATTCCAACAAGAATCCATGCCCGATTATCACTTTTTGTATGTCATGTCGTTATCGCTGACGAGCCTGTTCATCAGCGGTGAGTGTTTTAGCGTTTTTTTATTTGAAAGTTTATTACAGAATAGATAAGAGCGTAGTAAAACAACCTCAACTTAATTTCAGGTGACAAATGTTTTAGAATGAGTTTTCCATTAACCATAAAAACATCAAAAAACTGATTCCATGTGAAATTACATGCTTAAAAACAGCATTTATGGCTTATGTTTATCTACTATGTTTTTAGTTCAAGCTATATTATTTCCTTCAAACAAATAAAATGAAATTTAGTATTTACCTATCAAAGTAATGAATTTCTTGTTTTTATATTAATTGTGTAATTAATTCCTCAATCAATTTCCCACACTGTATCCAATTATTTGATGGTTCGAAATTATATAATCCTCGATTGGAAACATAATAATAGCCATTGCTACAGACCAATCCAACGCCCGCCCCGTCAGTTCTGACGTTTTAATTTTCATATTACACCAATAGAATTCTATTCTAAATCGCATTTCAAAATGATAGAAGTAAACCTTGTCCCGTGTGCCGCGCGGGACAAGGGATCACCATCTGGAAATACTCTCACTACTATGAAATGGGCACCTCCCCAAAACGGCTTCAGTGAGCCATGCTGAATACATCAGCAAAAATATGAAGAGGTGTCCAATGGAACAAGTTATCGGAATTGATCTGGCAAAGCGAGTATTTCAATTAAATATTGTGTCTCCACTCGGAAAAACAATTAAAAATACGGTGATTAAGCGTGAGAAACTCACCGAATTTATTGCTCAACAACCTCCTTCAAAAATCGTGATGGAGGCGTGTGGCAGCGCAAATTATTGGAGCCGCCAATTTAAACGCTTTGGTCATGAGGTGAAGCAAATCAGTCCCCAATATGTCGCCCCATTCAGAATGGGCAACAAGAATGATAAAAACGATGCTGTGGCTATTGTGGAAGCCGACAGTCGTCCGGGAATGCGTTATGTCCCGGAAAAAACGCAGGCACAACAGGATATTCAGTGTTTGCACCGGGTCCGCCAGCGGCTCATGAAAAACAGAACGGCGCTGATTAATCAAATCCGGGGACTGGGATTAGAATATGGCATTGCCATCCCCGAAAGCGCCCACAAGGTTGAGCAATGTTTGCCTGACCATCTGGAAAACGCGGAAAATGACCTGACGCCATTGAGCCGTGAATTATTTCAGGAACTCTTGCGTGAACTCAAAGAACAACAGCAGCGCCTGAACGTGCTGGATAAACGCCTCAACCACCTGAATGCGCAACAAGAAGATATCCGTCGTTTGCTAACACTACCGGGTATCGGCCCGCTGGGGGCATCGGCTCTGATGATAGCCCTGGGAGACAGCACGGACTTCAAAAATGGCCGCCATTTTGCCAGCTATCTGGGTCTGGTGCCAAGAGAGCATAGCAGTGGCGGCAAAGTCAGGTTATTGGGTATCACGAAACGCGGCGATGGCTATTTGCGGGGAATACTGATCCATGGTGCCCGTTCAGTGGTGTATCGGGTGCAAAAACTCCCCGATGAACAATGTAATGGCTTACAACGCTGGTTAAAAGGTGTGATAGCCCGCAGCGGGATCAATAAGGCGGCAGTGGCACTGGCGAATAAAAATGCCCGAATCGCGTGGGCCTTAGTCAATCAACAATCGGTTTATGAAGCACGATGAATTAACAATACGACGTCATGATGTAATAGAAGTCCATAAATTGATGTACTGACAGGTAGTACCGACTCTCTGTGAACCTGGTAAATGCCTCAGTTTGTCGAGACTGTTGAAATAATGAGGGCAGAGAGTGCGGATTTTCATCAGGGCTCATTGAAGCCGAATATATGTTTGCGACTACGTTGTCA
This genomic interval carries:
- a CDS encoding SDR family oxidoreductase, which codes for MKPWLIFGAGKGVGHHLVTIGLNQNRSITALIRNEQQAEELSALGVNVIHGDACDKSTIEAAITKTGENPVVFSTIGGGNADHYGNIAIIDALEKTQISRMLLVTSIGCGESWKTLSPRAKSLFGQSVRHKSLAESYLQTSTLDFTIIRPGGLTDQPGTGNCQRYQNEIHGMVSRKDVAEQLAQMAEDEQTYYQIYALVDPELKPHWN
- a CDS encoding IS110 family transposase, with product MEQVIGIDLAKRVFQLNIVSPLGKTIKNTVIKREKLTEFIAQQPPSKIVMEACGSANYWSRQFKRFGHEVKQISPQYVAPFRMGNKNDKNDAVAIVEADSRPGMRYVPEKTQAQQDIQCLHRVRQRLMKNRTALINQIRGLGLEYGIAIPESAHKVEQCLPDHLENAENDLTPLSRELFQELLRELKEQQQRLNVLDKRLNHLNAQQEDIRRLLTLPGIGPLGASALMIALGDSTDFKNGRHFASYLGLVPREHSSGGKVRLLGITKRGDGYLRGILIHGARSVVYRVQKLPDEQCNGLQRWLKGVIARSGINKAAVALANKNARIAWALVNQQSVYEAR